The Candidatus Denitrolinea symbiosum DNA window TTGCGGATCATAATCGAGCTGCACCAAACCTGCCCCTGCATTCACGGTCACCCGATCCACTCCGTTCAGGGATAGCAAACCTGCTTCAAGCTTTGTCGCGGGTCTGACCATAGGCAGGTCTGCAACGGGCAATTCGATGCGGGAAAGAGTCTGCTCAGGGTTGAAACCTGTTGTCGCAGACGTCATCACATAACGGTGCGGATCTTTGTCGAATTGATCCACGCAGGATTGAGAACAAAAATAAAACGCCTGCCCCATGTGGTTGCGTTTTGCGAAAGCGTCTTGGGGCTCGATCTCCATTCCACATACAGGGTCACGGACGGTCATGGTTGCCTACCTTCTCATAAGATGCCAATAGTTTATATCCGTTAGACGACAGGAGGGAGCGATTTTCAGCCTGATTCCATATAAGCAAAATGGCCTATCTTTTGGATAGGCCATTCAAGGACGAAACTGCTTCCCTCTATTTTAGCGCGGTGCCGCAGTGGGGACAATTCTTCCAGTCGGTTTGCACGCCTTTTCCGCAGTTGGGGCAAGGCGTGGCGGAGGCAGGGGTATTGTTTCCCGCGTTTCTCGTCAGCGCAACAACGCCGTACACGACGAGGGCGATGATGCTGATGGGAATGAGCCACATGAAGATCATGCCGAGTCCCATCCCGAACCAGCCGAAGGGAGAATAACCCGAATTCATCATACCGTAGCCGCGACTACCGCCCCAGCCTCCCATCATGCCATAACCGCCACCGAACATTGTGCCGATCCAAAAGAGGATAACGAGGGCGACAATCGCAACCAGGATGACAGCCAACCAGTTTGTTTTTTTCATATTGAGATTCCTTTCATAAGGTCTGTCCGCAGTGCGGGCAGGTTTTCCAATCGTTCTGTACTGCTTGTCTGCATTGGGGGCAGGTACGATTTGAGTCAGGCTTGAATGCAATGACCAGATTGTTGCCAGAAATCGCGTAAACGACCAGGCCGATCAGTAACAAGGGGATAATCCACATGAGAAACATGATTTGCTCCTTTTCGATGTTCCAAGAATATCAGGCGTGATTAAAGTTTCGGTAAAAAAAGCAACAAGAGCCGATGAAGATTTTTGAACTTGCGTCACATGCAAACTGGCCTATCCGAAAATAGGCCGGTTGCAAGGAGAGGAGAGGGATGCGATTTAGTGATGGTGGGCGTGTTCGTCAGCTTTTCCGAGGTACTTTTCAGGCTCCTTGTCGAAAGCCTTCTTGCAACCGAGCGAGCAGAAGTAGTAGGTCTGGCCGTTGTACTCGGATTTGCCAGCGGCGGTCTCGGGCGTCACTTCCATGCCGCAGATTGGATCTTTGAAGGTTTGAGTCATGGCGAGTCTCCTTTCATCCTGATTTTCCGATATTTTCTTCGGTTTGGCGAGGGCTAAATGGCCTAACTCCCAACAGGCTTACATGCGCATCGCCATAGGGAGTATGAACAAGTAGATGTTCATTGCGGTGAGGATTACCATCAACACCGCGTAAGGCGCGAAGGTTGTCCAGGCTTTGCCGTTGGGATGGCTTGATTTGGCAATGCGATAGGCGGCGTAGAGCGAACCGATAAAGCCCAGTCCGATCAGCCCGAATTGCAGGATCTGGATCGTCTCCATGCTCACCAGTGCGGGGGACGCGC harbors:
- a CDS encoding zinc ribbon domain-containing protein, with protein sequence MKKTNWLAVILVAIVALVILFWIGTMFGGGYGMMGGWGGSRGYGMMNSGYSPFGWFGMGLGMIFMWLIPISIIALVVYGVVALTRNAGNNTPASATPCPNCGKGVQTDWKNCPHCGTALK